The DNA window TGCTCGACGGTCTCGGCGACAGCTGACGACCGGCGCGCGGGCGCGCCGGTCGCGGACCCGCCCGACCTCAGAAGTCGGTGCGCGCCTCCTGGTCGATGTCGAGGACGGTCTCGTCAGCAGCCCACGCGTCCAGCGCGCCGTCGAGCTGCCGCTTGAGCCAGTCCGCCGGGAGCGGTGCCGCCGCCTCCCGCTGGGCGAGCTGCTGTCGCCGCTCGTCCGCGCTGCCGGTGAGGTCGTCGAGTGTCGGGGAATCGGACATCGGGTAACTCCTTGCGCTGGTGATCGTGAGGCGGGGGCAGACGCCGGGTGCGGCATCCGCTCGTCGGAATGCGGGAGGAGGCGAGACCCGGCATCGCCGGACCGCGCCTCCCCCGCGCGTCGACCTACTTCTGGATGAACGCGAGCAGGTCGGGGTTGATGACGTCGGCGTGAGTGGTGAGCATGCCGTGCGGGAAGCCCTCGTAGATCTTGAGCTCCGAGTTCTGCAGCAGCTCGTGCTGCTTCAGAGAAGCGTCCTTGTAGGGCACGACCTGATCGTCGTCGCCCTGCGTGACGAGCACCGGCACCGTGATGGCCTTGAGGTCCTCGGTCTGGTCGGTCTCCGAGAACGCCTTGATGCCCTCGTAGTGGGCCAGCGCGCTGCCGGTCATGCCCTGGCGCCACCAGTTGGCGATGACCGGGGCCGACACGTCGGCACCGGTCCGGTTGAATCCGTAGAACGGTCCGGAGGCCACGGCCTGGTAGAACTCCGCGCGGTTGGCGGCGAGCGCGCTGCGGAACCCGTCGAAGACGGAGACCGGGGTGCCGTCGGGGTTCGCATCGGTCTGCACCATGAGCGGCGGCACGGACGAGACGAGCACGGCCTTGGCGACGCGCCCCTGCGGTTCGCCGTACTTCGCGACGTAGCGGGCCACCTGGCCGCCGCCGGTGGAGTGACCGATGTGCACCGCATTGCGCAGGTCGAGGTGCTCGACGACGGCGCTGGCATCACTGGCGTAGTGGTCCATGTCGTGACCGGTGCCGATCTGCGACGAGCGGCCGTGGCCGCGGCGGTCGCTGGCGACGACGCGGTAGCCCTTGCTCAGGAAGAAGAGCATCTGCGCGTCCCAGTCGTCCGAGGACAGGGGCCAGCCGTGGTGGAACATGATGGGCTGCGCATCGCGGGGCCCCCAGTCCTTGTAGTAGATCTCTGCGCCGTCTTCTGTGGTGATGAATGACATGATCGACCTCCGCGTGCGTGTAGGACCAAGCCGGAGCCTGGGACGGGGTGTGGTGATTTCGCCACGGGATGCCGGGCGAGTGCGTCCACGGTAACGCCGGCGATTCCCGCCCCGCGAGGGCCTCAGCGGTACTTCCGACAAGTGTCTGAGGGCGCGGGTCGGCGCGACGCATCCGTGGATACGATCGGTCGTATGAGCTCCTGGGAGACCGTCCGTCCGTACTTCGCGCGCGGCGCGCTGGCGCACATCGCGACGCTGCTGCCCGATGGCGCCCCGCACTCCGTGCCGGTGTGGATCGGCGTCGAGGGCGACCGGCTG is part of the Microbacterium lemovicicum genome and encodes:
- a CDS encoding alpha/beta fold hydrolase gives rise to the protein MSFITTEDGAEIYYKDWGPRDAQPIMFHHGWPLSSDDWDAQMLFFLSKGYRVVASDRRGHGRSSQIGTGHDMDHYASDASAVVEHLDLRNAVHIGHSTGGGQVARYVAKYGEPQGRVAKAVLVSSVPPLMVQTDANPDGTPVSVFDGFRSALAANRAEFYQAVASGPFYGFNRTGADVSAPVIANWWRQGMTGSALAHYEGIKAFSETDQTEDLKAITVPVLVTQGDDDQVVPYKDASLKQHELLQNSELKIYEGFPHGMLTTHADVINPDLLAFIQK